The proteins below are encoded in one region of uncultured Eubacteriales bacterium:
- the livF gene encoding leucine/isoleucine/valine transporter subunit; ATP-binding component of ABC superfamily (Evidence 2a : Function of homologous gene experimentally demonstrated in an other organism; PubMedId : 14702302, 2195019; Product type t : transporter), with protein sequence MLKIEDLRVNYGGIEAVKGISFEVPERQIVTLIGANGAGKSTTLRSIAGLVKPASGRIRLQAEDLTGVAPNVIVSKGITLVPEGRRVFPDLTVVENLRIGAYLRKDSLDDDLNWVYDLFPRLKERSWQAAGTLSGGEQQMLAVGRALMSRPTLMMMDEPSLGLAPIVVKGIFDIIKEINRQGVTILLIEQNANMALHIADTAYVLETGRVTLTGTGKDLLNNEQVKKAYLG encoded by the coding sequence ATGCTGAAGATTGAGGACCTCCGGGTCAACTACGGCGGCATCGAGGCCGTCAAGGGCATCTCATTTGAGGTGCCTGAGCGCCAGATCGTGACCCTTATCGGTGCCAACGGCGCGGGCAAGTCCACCACCCTCCGCTCCATCGCAGGCCTTGTAAAGCCCGCCTCGGGCCGCATCCGTTTGCAGGCGGAGGACCTTACGGGAGTAGCCCCCAACGTCATCGTCTCCAAGGGCATTACCCTGGTTCCAGAGGGGCGACGAGTGTTCCCCGACCTCACGGTGGTGGAGAATCTGAGGATAGGCGCCTATCTCCGCAAGGACAGCCTGGACGACGACCTCAATTGGGTCTACGACCTGTTCCCCCGTCTCAAGGAGCGCTCTTGGCAGGCGGCCGGTACCCTCTCCGGCGGCGAGCAGCAGATGCTGGCCGTGGGCCGGGCCCTTATGTCGCGGCCCACGCTGATGATGATGGATGAGCCCTCGCTGGGCCTCGCGCCCATCGTGGTTAAGGGCATCTTCGACATCATCAAGGAGATCAACCGTCAGGGCGTGACCATCCTCCTGATTGAGCAGAACGCCAACATGGCCCTCCACATCGCAGACACCGCCTATGTGCTGGAGACCGGCCGCGTCACTCTGACGGGTACGGGCAAGGATCTCCTCAACAACGAACAGGTGAAAAAGGCGTACCTGGGATAA
- a CDS encoding hypothetical protein (Evidence 5 : No homology to any previously reported sequences), whose product MKIQNGKRGECAQQWRPSVMRCLYILLILIPTAGTRALNMLLGPCYPTFGFWVQTEKLAFRFCRPATA is encoded by the coding sequence GTGAAAATTCAGAATGGGAAGAGGGGAGAATGTGCGCAGCAGTGGAGGCCCAGCGTGATGCGATGTCTCTATATTCTTCTAATACTCATCCCCACAGCGGGTACTCGTGCTTTGAATATGTTACTTGGTCCATGCTACCCCACCTTTGGTTTTTGGGTACAGACCGAAAAACTCGCCTTTAGGTTCTGCCGACCTGCTACCGCTTAG
- the livG gene encoding leucine/isoleucine/valine transporter subunit; ATP-binding component of ABC superfamily (Evidence 2a : Function of homologous gene experimentally demonstrated in an other organism; PubMedId : 14702302, 2195019; Product type t : transporter) — protein MSQNVLRVEDVTMQFGGVVAVNNLSLEVNQGEIVALIGPNGAGKTTAFNCITGVYEPTNGQVAFLGEPIVENYPQGKMRAAYLGENSGKYTRRISPTPDQITRAGIARTFQNIRLFSTLTVFENVLIAKHMRAKQNFMSATFRLNRREEERMREETTALLAEQNLLHLKDEVAGSLPYGLQRRLEIARALATEPKLLLLDEPAAGMNPQETQALADFIGQIREKYSLTVFMIEHHMDLVMRLSDRIYVLDFGKLIARGTPDEVRSDQRVIEAYLGVAEDAED, from the coding sequence ATGAGCCAGAATGTCCTTCGTGTGGAAGACGTTACTATGCAGTTCGGCGGTGTCGTGGCCGTGAACAACCTCTCTCTTGAGGTGAACCAAGGCGAGATTGTGGCCCTTATCGGCCCTAACGGTGCGGGCAAGACCACGGCCTTCAACTGCATCACCGGCGTCTACGAGCCCACCAACGGTCAGGTTGCCTTTCTGGGCGAGCCCATCGTGGAAAACTATCCCCAGGGCAAAATGAGGGCGGCCTATCTGGGCGAGAACAGCGGGAAATACACCAGGCGCATCAGTCCCACACCCGACCAGATCACCCGGGCGGGTATCGCCCGCACCTTCCAGAATATCCGCCTTTTCTCCACTCTGACAGTATTTGAAAACGTACTAATTGCCAAGCACATGCGGGCCAAGCAGAACTTCATGTCCGCCACGTTCCGCCTCAACCGCAGGGAAGAGGAGCGGATGCGGGAGGAGACCACGGCTCTTTTAGCGGAGCAGAACCTTCTGCATCTCAAGGACGAAGTGGCGGGGAGCCTCCCCTACGGCCTGCAGCGCCGGCTGGAAATCGCCCGCGCCCTGGCCACGGAGCCCAAGCTCCTCCTTCTGGACGAGCCGGCCGCGGGTATGAACCCCCAGGAGACCCAGGCCCTGGCGGACTTCATCGGCCAGATCCGGGAAAAGTATAGCTTGACCGTATTTATGATAGAGCACCACATGGACCTTGTCATGCGCCTCTCCGACCGCATCTACGTCCTGGACTTCGGCAAGCTGATCGCCCGGGGCACGCCGGACGAGGTGCGCAGCGACCAGCGGGTCATCGAAGCTTATTTGGGGGTGGCGGAAGATGCTGAAGATTGA
- a CDS encoding putative ribokinase (Evidence 3 : Function proposed based on presence of conserved amino acid motif, structural feature or limited homology) has translation MKVLNFGSLNVDYVYQVDHMVRGGETHKAKSREAFAGGKGLNQSVALARAGVPVHHAGLIGDDGQMLLDICLENGIRTEFIKEVAGPGGHTIIQVDKNAQNSILLFDGSNGKVTEAFVDEVLASFEKGDLFLLQNEVNLLPYMIDKAYEKGMVIALNPSPISEELKECSLSKVSVFLMNEIEGSAISGESDHEKIMDYMVKTYPDSRTVLTLGSEGSCYCDISRRLHQAAFRVDAVDTTAAGDTFTGYFLFGLLKKLPWEQTLELAAKAAAIAVTRKGAVPSIPYWREVRGFSGA, from the coding sequence ATGAAAGTTTTAAATTTTGGCTCTCTGAATGTGGACTACGTATACCAGGTCGACCACATGGTGCGCGGAGGCGAGACGCACAAGGCCAAGAGCAGAGAGGCATTTGCAGGTGGTAAGGGACTGAACCAGTCCGTCGCCTTGGCACGTGCGGGAGTGCCGGTCCATCATGCGGGACTGATTGGCGATGACGGTCAGATGCTCCTCGACATATGCCTCGAAAATGGGATCCGGACGGAATTCATCAAAGAAGTGGCCGGACCGGGCGGACACACCATCATCCAGGTAGACAAGAACGCGCAAAACAGCATTCTGCTCTTTGACGGCAGCAACGGTAAGGTTACCGAGGCTTTCGTAGACGAGGTTCTCGCCTCCTTTGAAAAGGGAGACCTGTTTCTCTTGCAGAATGAGGTTAATTTACTGCCCTATATGATTGACAAGGCCTATGAAAAGGGCATGGTCATTGCACTTAATCCATCTCCCATCAGTGAGGAGCTGAAGGAGTGCAGCTTGTCCAAGGTGTCTGTCTTTCTGATGAATGAGATTGAAGGGAGCGCTATTTCCGGAGAGAGCGACCACGAGAAAATCATGGATTATATGGTTAAGACCTATCCGGACTCCCGCACGGTGCTGACCCTCGGCAGCGAAGGTTCCTGTTACTGTGATATCAGCAGGCGGCTCCATCAGGCGGCATTCAGGGTGGACGCGGTGGATACTACTGCTGCCGGGGATACCTTTACCGGGTACTTTCTCTTCGGCCTGCTGAAGAAACTCCCATGGGAGCAGACACTGGAGCTGGCGGCCAAAGCGGCCGCCATCGCAGTGACGAGAAAGGGCGCGGTCCCATCCATTCCATACTGGAGGGAAGTGCGCGGGTTTAGCGGGGCATAG
- a CDS encoding Branched-chain amino acid ABC transporter, permease protein, giving the protein MNEVLSLVFSVPFGFSVLRLTTPILLAALASVISERAGVGNITMEGTMLLSAFTGVVISAYTGSAWLGFLTGVVIGGLTGYLLSYIIFKLQVNDILAGIAINLLGSGGTVFLLFALTGVRGISTALSSKVMPAVDLPLIKDIPVVGGILSGHNIITYMAFATVFIIWFLLFKTALGLRIRSVGENPDAAKSVGVNVYKTKSIALTIAGVLSGMGGVYMSMGYVSWFAKDLTAGRGWIGIAAAAMSGQHPVIAMVASIFFGVADAAANTLQTINLPSQLVLMIPYVVTLLAMCIYAYYKLQKKGKSLKGNA; this is encoded by the coding sequence ATGAATGAGGTTTTGAGTTTGGTATTCAGCGTACCATTCGGCTTTTCGGTGCTCAGGCTGACGACCCCCATTCTTCTGGCGGCGCTAGCCTCGGTTATTTCGGAGCGGGCGGGAGTGGGTAATATCACCATGGAGGGCACGATGCTCCTCTCAGCCTTTACAGGTGTTGTGATTTCCGCCTATACAGGCAGCGCGTGGCTGGGCTTTCTCACAGGTGTCGTTATCGGGGGACTTACGGGGTATCTCCTGTCCTACATCATTTTTAAGCTCCAGGTAAACGATATTCTCGCCGGGATTGCCATCAACCTGCTAGGAAGCGGTGGTACGGTATTTCTGCTGTTTGCCCTAACGGGCGTACGCGGCATTTCCACCGCCCTGAGCAGCAAGGTGATGCCGGCCGTGGACCTCCCGCTCATCAAGGATATCCCGGTCGTGGGCGGTATCCTTTCGGGGCACAACATCATCACTTACATGGCCTTTGCCACCGTATTCATCATCTGGTTCCTGCTCTTCAAGACGGCATTGGGCCTTCGGATACGCTCAGTGGGCGAAAATCCCGACGCGGCGAAATCTGTGGGTGTCAACGTATATAAGACCAAGAGCATCGCGCTTACCATAGCTGGCGTTCTCTCGGGTATGGGCGGCGTCTATATGTCCATGGGATATGTGTCTTGGTTTGCAAAGGACCTGACGGCGGGCAGAGGTTGGATTGGAATTGCCGCCGCCGCCATGAGCGGACAGCATCCGGTCATCGCCATGGTGGCCTCCATCTTCTTCGGCGTTGCGGACGCGGCGGCGAATACGCTGCAAACCATTAATCTGCCATCGCAGCTGGTGCTGATGATCCCCTATGTGGTGACGCTGCTGGCCATGTGCATCTACGCTTACTACAAGCTCCAAAAGAAGGGGAAGTCGCTGAAAGGGAACGCTTAA
- the livH gene encoding leucine/isoleucine/valine transporter subunit; membrane component of ABC superfamily (Evidence 2a : Function of homologous gene experimentally demonstrated in an other organism; PubMedId : 14702302, 2195019, 3009409; Product type t : transporter), with product MEYIISILLSGISVGGQYALIAIGYTMVYGILRLINFAHGDVFMVAGLMMVYLSATLPLPLAVLLVLILTVILGFAIERAAYKPLRTAPRMSVMISAIGVSYLLQNTATYITGGLPQMYPTVPLLSENVNIFGSTTKWVTVVTPVLVLGLVIGLTQLINHTKVGMAMRAVAKDFETSQLMGIKINSVISMTFIIGSFLAAVGSVLYFTNYSSIVPLSGAMPGLKAFVAAVFGGIGSIPGAVIGAFLIGICENIIKGTPFTVFSDAFTFALLIVILVVKPTGLFGEKATDKV from the coding sequence ATGGAATATATCATATCCATCCTGCTCTCCGGTATTTCGGTGGGCGGGCAGTACGCCCTCATTGCCATCGGCTACACCATGGTCTACGGCATCCTGCGCCTCATCAACTTCGCCCATGGCGACGTGTTCATGGTGGCCGGCCTCATGATGGTGTACCTCTCGGCTACGCTGCCACTGCCGCTGGCCGTGCTGCTGGTACTCATTCTCACAGTGATCCTGGGCTTTGCCATTGAGCGGGCAGCCTATAAGCCCCTGCGTACCGCGCCCAGAATGAGCGTCATGATCTCCGCCATCGGCGTGAGCTATCTCCTGCAGAACACCGCGACTTACATTACCGGCGGCCTGCCTCAGATGTACCCCACCGTCCCGCTTCTCTCGGAAAACGTGAATATCTTCGGTTCGACCACCAAGTGGGTCACCGTGGTGACGCCCGTCCTGGTTCTTGGCCTGGTGATCGGCCTTACCCAGCTCATCAACCATACCAAGGTGGGCATGGCTATGCGGGCAGTGGCCAAGGACTTCGAGACCAGCCAGCTCATGGGCATCAAGATCAACTCCGTCATCTCCATGACTTTTATCATCGGCTCGTTTCTGGCGGCGGTTGGTTCGGTACTCTATTTCACCAACTACTCCTCCATCGTGCCCCTTTCCGGCGCCATGCCCGGCCTTAAGGCTTTCGTGGCCGCCGTGTTCGGCGGCATCGGCTCCATTCCCGGCGCGGTCATCGGCGCGTTCCTCATCGGCATCTGCGAAAACATCATCAAGGGTACGCCCTTTACCGTGTTCTCCGACGCCTTTACGTTCGCTTTACTCATCGTGATCCTGGTGGTGAAACCCACCGGACTTTTCGGTGAGAAAGCCACCGACAAGGTCTAA
- a CDS encoding High affinity branched-chain amino acid ABC transporter, permease protein has product MSKQKKNTKGAFIAMVCAAAVLALVILLENTLSPTSMLFTVLKKGAVYTLVAVSMNLLNGFTGLFSLGQAGFMLLGAYTYAILTVPTDVRDSVYYLFNGSVVKFSLQEAFSALFGTSGMGGAISLVLGVLLALILAGLVAAFFAWLIGLPVLRLKSDYLAIATLGFAEILRAIFQWDALGKVTNGANMIKSFPTFSSFNITNSEGAIVLRLSTFVPFLVVIVCIALVVLLINSSYGRAFKAIREDEIAAEAMGINLAKHKMLSFCISAFFAGVGGALFAMYATNAQAKVFTSAMTYEILLIVVIGGIGSISGSCIASFLYIAASEWWLRGLDENPLLGFNAPAIFRVGLRMVVFSVIIMIVVLFFRRGIMGNKEIPDLFRRRKKAAKEVAK; this is encoded by the coding sequence ATGAGCAAACAAAAAAAGAACACGAAGGGCGCCTTTATCGCCATGGTCTGCGCTGCCGCCGTGCTGGCGCTGGTCATCCTTTTGGAAAATACTCTGTCCCCCACCAGTATGCTCTTCACGGTACTTAAAAAGGGTGCGGTTTATACTCTGGTAGCCGTCTCCATGAACCTACTCAACGGTTTTACAGGGCTTTTCTCCCTGGGCCAGGCTGGCTTTATGCTGCTGGGCGCTTATACTTATGCGATCCTCACTGTCCCTACGGACGTGCGCGACTCGGTCTACTACCTCTTTAACGGCTCGGTGGTGAAGTTCTCCCTCCAGGAGGCTTTCAGCGCCCTCTTTGGAACTTCCGGCATGGGCGGGGCAATTAGCCTGGTGCTGGGCGTGCTGCTGGCCCTGATTCTGGCGGGCCTGGTAGCGGCGTTCTTTGCCTGGCTCATCGGCCTCCCGGTGCTGCGGCTTAAAAGCGACTATCTCGCCATCGCCACCTTGGGCTTTGCCGAGATCCTCCGCGCCATCTTCCAGTGGGATGCCCTGGGCAAAGTCACCAACGGAGCCAACATGATCAAGAGTTTCCCCACATTCTCGAGTTTCAACATTACGAATTCTGAAGGTGCAATCGTGCTGCGCCTATCCACCTTTGTCCCCTTCCTGGTGGTCATCGTGTGCATCGCCCTTGTTGTGCTGCTCATCAATTCCTCCTACGGCCGGGCCTTTAAGGCCATCCGCGAGGACGAGATCGCCGCCGAGGCCATGGGCATCAACCTTGCCAAGCACAAGATGCTCTCCTTCTGCATCTCAGCATTCTTCGCCGGCGTGGGCGGCGCTCTCTTCGCGATGTATGCCACCAATGCTCAGGCCAAGGTGTTCACCTCGGCGATGACCTATGAGATTCTTTTGATCGTGGTCATCGGCGGTATCGGCTCCATCAGCGGAAGCTGCATCGCCTCGTTCCTCTACATCGCCGCCTCCGAGTGGTGGCTGCGCGGCCTGGACGAGAACCCACTCCTCGGTTTCAATGCCCCAGCCATATTCCGGGTCGGCCTTCGTATGGTAGTCTTCTCGGTCATCATCATGATTGTGGTCCTCTTCTTCCGCCGCGGCATCATGGGGAATAAAGAGATACCCGACCTCTTCCGAAGGCGGAAGAAAGCGGCGAAGGAGGTGGCGAAATGA
- a CDS encoding Glycosyl hydrolase family 3 C-terminal domain protein, with the protein MKMERFTNKRVLDMIKSMSVEEKLLCVHGQLWDPYRANQAGFIRGNGRLGIPDFFIADGESGVNIGFETTVFPSKVSLASTFDRECAFLYGQAMGREAKAAGIHLLLTPRVNIVRDPVSLKGTSNGGNYQTYSEDPVLNGEMGAQEAKGIQDKHQALANLKQMFASSTGAAQGAGNCVIDEQTIRELYMLPYELVMRAGVASAMTNYNQVNGVWTYDYPDMMKECARNQWGFQGFIFDDWYCLYDPNAIRHGATLEMPGEDYYDEGSDQSTYGKRLLRAIEDPDQPVTMEDLDHAVYYYLDTLERFGMLDEEQRVPGGIDPKTKEHSIEICKKAAEKGAVLLKNEGAFLPLSFKGKKVALIGPGAKNQVMPTFKESPYGFDDRRVGIYQILKERYGDKIRFAKGDDLDGMVIPASCLKPSLDSEEKGLKRYVGRFTYETLSNGDLETYPQPKEFVIDKEVNHDEKHPLPALAREQRRGFFKETPKEYYMWHGYLCPDETGMHRLSLQSKFPGLEAFERNGVENGDLSIATSGNLYIREVGAGGCLERIGLGTRISANGIANPFSEVVPCADGWNNAGGTVYLEEGKQYEIYFNHTCVYLEPLSVRLAWTTPAMYEKAMAEAETAAREADVAIVFAWHQSVNDKLALEENQDELIERVAKVNPNTAVVLNTGDAVEMPWGDKVKAILEMWFSGQEGARATLSVLEGEVNPAGRLPITFPQKLEDLAARDPGHPERYAPSGRISEKDAQHPNTAHFTEGILNGYRWFDQTGREPLYPFGYGLSYTTFTYGAMETVWKEGAMEVSCDIENTGDRDGDEVAQCYLGRPEHVPEGIQSVPKMLVDFKRVFIRAGETKRVTFTIEKRYFKYYDVKNKAFETFTGMRDVLIGASSKDIRLSMGIKVIKIC; encoded by the coding sequence ATGAAAATGGAACGGTTCACCAACAAACGCGTGCTGGATATGATCAAGTCCATGAGTGTGGAGGAAAAACTTCTCTGCGTGCATGGGCAGCTCTGGGACCCGTACCGGGCCAATCAGGCCGGGTTTATCCGGGGAAATGGGCGCCTGGGTATCCCTGATTTCTTCATTGCGGATGGGGAATCGGGCGTTAATATAGGCTTTGAGACGACGGTATTTCCGTCCAAGGTGAGCCTGGCCTCTACCTTTGACCGGGAATGCGCCTTCCTGTATGGCCAGGCCATGGGCAGAGAGGCGAAAGCGGCAGGCATCCATCTGCTTCTCACCCCAAGAGTCAACATCGTTCGCGACCCGGTCTCCCTGAAGGGGACGAGCAACGGGGGCAACTACCAGACCTATAGTGAGGACCCCGTGCTCAACGGGGAAATGGGTGCTCAGGAGGCCAAGGGCATTCAGGACAAGCACCAGGCGCTGGCCAACCTGAAGCAAATGTTTGCCTCCAGCACGGGCGCGGCCCAGGGGGCCGGAAACTGCGTCATCGACGAGCAGACCATACGAGAGCTGTATATGCTCCCCTACGAGCTGGTTATGCGCGCGGGGGTGGCAAGCGCCATGACGAACTACAACCAGGTGAACGGCGTGTGGACTTACGACTACCCCGACATGATGAAGGAGTGCGCGCGAAACCAGTGGGGGTTTCAGGGCTTTATTTTCGACGACTGGTATTGCCTGTACGACCCCAACGCCATCCGGCATGGCGCGACGCTGGAGATGCCCGGTGAGGACTACTATGACGAGGGAAGTGACCAGTCGACCTATGGGAAGCGCCTCCTGAGAGCCATTGAGGATCCGGATCAGCCTGTCACGATGGAGGACCTGGACCATGCAGTCTATTACTATCTCGACACGCTGGAGCGCTTTGGTATGCTGGACGAGGAACAGAGGGTCCCCGGCGGCATCGACCCGAAGACCAAGGAACACAGCATCGAGATATGCAAAAAGGCAGCGGAAAAGGGCGCCGTCTTGCTGAAAAATGAGGGGGCGTTCCTGCCCCTCTCCTTCAAGGGAAAGAAAGTCGCCCTCATCGGGCCTGGCGCGAAGAATCAGGTGATGCCCACCTTCAAGGAGTCTCCCTATGGGTTTGATGACAGGAGAGTAGGTATATATCAGATCCTGAAGGAGCGGTACGGGGACAAAATCCGCTTTGCCAAGGGTGACGACCTGGATGGAATGGTGATCCCCGCCTCCTGCCTAAAACCTTCCCTGGATTCGGAGGAAAAAGGCTTAAAACGCTATGTAGGCAGGTTTACATATGAGACCTTGAGCAACGGCGACCTGGAGACCTACCCACAACCTAAGGAATTTGTTATCGACAAAGAGGTGAACCATGACGAGAAACACCCCCTTCCAGCCCTGGCGCGAGAGCAGAGGAGAGGTTTCTTCAAGGAGACTCCCAAGGAATACTACATGTGGCACGGGTACCTGTGCCCTGATGAGACGGGCATGCATCGCCTGAGTCTCCAGAGTAAATTCCCGGGGCTGGAGGCCTTTGAGCGCAATGGCGTGGAGAATGGGGACCTGTCCATCGCCACTTCCGGCAACCTCTACATCAGGGAGGTCGGGGCAGGAGGCTGCCTGGAACGCATCGGCCTGGGCACCAGAATATCGGCCAATGGCATCGCCAATCCCTTCTCCGAGGTGGTGCCCTGTGCCGACGGCTGGAACAACGCGGGTGGCACCGTCTACCTTGAAGAGGGCAAGCAGTACGAAATCTATTTCAACCATACCTGCGTCTATCTGGAGCCGCTGAGCGTGCGGCTTGCCTGGACCACGCCCGCCATGTATGAAAAAGCGATGGCTGAGGCCGAAACTGCCGCCAGGGAGGCCGACGTGGCCATCGTCTTTGCTTGGCACCAGAGCGTGAACGACAAGCTGGCCCTGGAGGAGAACCAGGACGAGCTAATCGAGCGGGTGGCGAAAGTCAACCCCAATACCGCGGTTGTCCTGAACACCGGTGACGCGGTGGAAATGCCGTGGGGGGACAAGGTAAAGGCCATTCTGGAAATGTGGTTCTCCGGACAGGAGGGGGCGAGAGCCACCCTCTCTGTCTTGGAGGGCGAGGTAAATCCGGCGGGCAGACTCCCAATTACTTTTCCCCAAAAACTGGAGGATCTGGCCGCCAGGGACCCAGGGCATCCGGAGCGCTACGCGCCTTCCGGCAGGATCAGCGAAAAAGACGCGCAGCACCCCAACACTGCCCATTTTACCGAGGGGATTTTAAATGGCTACCGCTGGTTTGACCAGACAGGCAGGGAACCGCTCTACCCCTTTGGTTATGGATTGAGCTACACCACCTTCACATACGGAGCAATGGAGACCGTGTGGAAGGAGGGAGCGATGGAAGTAAGCTGTGACATTGAAAATACCGGTGACCGTGATGGTGACGAGGTGGCCCAGTGCTATCTCGGAAGGCCGGAACATGTGCCGGAAGGCATTCAGAGCGTTCCCAAAATGCTCGTGGATTTTAAGCGGGTATTTATCAGGGCGGGCGAGACGAAGCGGGTCACGTTCACCATTGAGAAACGGTATTTCAAATACTATGATGTGAAGAATAAAGCGTTCGAGACGTTCACAGGGATGAGAGATGTGCTGATTGGCGCGTCTTCCAAGGATATCCGCCTGAGTATGGGGATTAAAGTGATAAAGATATGCTGA
- a CDS encoding Polysaccharide deacetylase, PdaB family, giving the protein MKLFLLKRKMLTVVACLLAAAAMFYVVNHPAIVGAAATTRQLPIYCVQRDQKMVAISFDAAWGNEDTQQLIDILAKYNVRATFFVVGQWVDKYPESVKALADAGHEVMNHSNTHAHFSKLSRDQIIADVNACNDKVEAVTGVRPTLIRLPYGEYNDNAISSIRSIGMEPIQWDVDSLDWKDLPASEITQRVTTKVQAGSIVLFHNAALHTPEALPGIIEKLLQDGYTFVPISEIILPQPYTIDHTGKQLPE; this is encoded by the coding sequence ATGAAACTATTCCTGCTCAAACGAAAGATGCTCACTGTAGTTGCCTGTCTGCTGGCGGCGGCGGCTATGTTCTACGTTGTCAACCACCCCGCCATCGTCGGTGCCGCCGCCACTACCCGCCAGCTGCCCATCTATTGCGTCCAGCGCGACCAGAAAATGGTCGCCATTTCCTTCGATGCCGCCTGGGGTAATGAGGACACCCAGCAGCTCATCGACATACTGGCTAAGTATAATGTGCGGGCCACCTTCTTCGTGGTAGGCCAGTGGGTGGACAAATACCCAGAGTCAGTAAAGGCCCTGGCCGACGCGGGGCATGAGGTAATGAACCACTCTAATACCCACGCCCATTTTTCTAAGCTCAGCCGGGACCAGATCATCGCCGACGTGAACGCCTGCAACGACAAAGTCGAGGCCGTCACCGGTGTGCGCCCCACCCTGATTCGCCTGCCCTATGGCGAATACAACGACAACGCCATCTCCTCCATCCGCTCCATCGGCATGGAGCCCATCCAGTGGGACGTTGACAGCTTGGACTGGAAAGACCTCCCCGCCAGCGAAATTACCCAGCGGGTGACTACCAAGGTGCAGGCCGGGTCTATCGTCCTCTTCCACAACGCCGCACTCCACACCCCCGAGGCCCTGCCCGGCATCATTGAGAAGCTTCTCCAGGACGGGTACACCTTCGTCCCCATCTCAGAGATCATCCTTCCCCAGCCCTACACCATTGACCATACAGGCAAGCAGCTTCCGGAATAA
- the rbsD gene encoding putative cytoplasmic sugar-binding protein (Evidence 3 : Function proposed based on presence of conserved amino acid motif, structural feature or limited homology; PubMedId : 10428954, 12738765, 3011793, 8226635; Product type pt : putative transporter) has product MKKTGIINAELMKQIAALGHMELFLIGDAGMPIPKGVPVIDLALCEGVPSFEIVLDAVLKETEVEFYYLAEEIDARNPKLLRHIERAMADCPCEKMPHSKLKELTQQCKFAIRTGEYSPYPNVVLRAGVTF; this is encoded by the coding sequence ATGAAGAAAACGGGTATTATCAATGCCGAACTGATGAAACAGATTGCGGCACTGGGACATATGGAGCTGTTTTTGATAGGAGACGCGGGGATGCCTATCCCCAAGGGGGTTCCCGTCATTGATTTGGCGCTCTGTGAGGGGGTCCCCTCGTTTGAAATCGTGCTGGATGCAGTTTTAAAGGAGACTGAGGTCGAGTTTTATTACCTCGCCGAGGAGATCGACGCGAGAAACCCGAAACTGCTCAGACATATCGAGCGCGCGATGGCGGATTGTCCCTGTGAGAAAATGCCCCACAGCAAACTGAAGGAACTGACGCAGCAGTGTAAGTTTGCCATTCGTACGGGAGAGTACTCTCCCTATCCCAATGTAGTTTTGCGGGCGGGGGTAACATTTTAA